A single genomic interval of Nomascus leucogenys isolate Asia chromosome 3, Asia_NLE_v1, whole genome shotgun sequence harbors:
- the SCD gene encoding acyl-CoA desaturase, with protein MPAHLLQDDISSSYTTTTTITAPPSRVLQNGGDKLETTPLYLEEDVRPDIKDDIYDPTYKDKEGPSPKVEYVWRNIILMSLLHLGALYGITLIPTCKFYTWLWGVFHYFVSALGITAGAHRLWSHRSYKARLPLRLFLIIANTMAFQNDVYEWARDHRAHHKFSETHADPHNSRRGFFFSHVGWLLVRKHPAVKEKGSTLDLSDLEAEKLVMFQRRYYKPGLLLMCFILPTLVPWCFWGETFQNSLFVATLLRYAVVLNATWLVNSAAHLFGYRPYDKNISPRENILVSLGAVGEGFHNYHHSFPYDYSASEYRWHINFTTFFIDCMAALGLAYDRKKVSKAAILARIKRTGDGSYKSG; from the exons ATGCCGGCCCACTTGCTGCAGGACGAT ATCTCTAGCTCctataccaccaccaccaccattacagCGCCTCCCTCCAGGGTCCTGCAGAATGGAGGAGATAAGTTAGAGACGACGCCCCTCTACTTGGAAGAAGACGTTCGCCCCGATATAAAAGATGATATATATGACCCCACCTACAAGGATAAGGAAGGCCCAAGCCCCAAGGTTGAATATGTCTGGAGAAACATCATCCTTATGTCTCTGCTACACTTGGGCGCCCTGTATGGGATCACTTTGATTCCTACCTGCAAGTTCTACACCTGGCTTTGGG GGGTATTCCACTATTTTGTCAGTGCCCTGGGCATAACAGCAGGAGCTCATCGTCTGTGGAGCCACCGATCTTACAAAGCTCGGCTGCCCCTGCGGCTCTTTCTGATCATTGCCAACACAATGGCATTCCAG aaTGATGTCTATGAATGGGCTCGCGACCACCGTGCCCACCACAAGTTTTCAGAAACACATGCTGATCCTCATAATTCCCGACGTGGCTTTTTCTTCTCTCACGTGGGTTGGCTGCTTGTGCGCAAACACCCAGCTGTCAAAGAGAAGGGCAGTACGCTAGACTTGTCTGACCTAGAAGCCGAGAAACTGGTGATGTTCCAGAGGAG GTACTACAAACCCGGCTTGCTGCTGATGTGCTTCATCCTGCCCACGCTTGTGCCCTGGTGTTTCTGGGGTGAAACTTTTCAAAACAGCTTGTTTGTTGCCACCCTCTTGCGATATGCTGTGGTGCTTAATGCCACCTGGCTGGTGAACAGTGCTGCCCACCTCTTCGGATATCGTCCTTATGACAAGAACATTAGCCCCCGAGAGAATATCCTGGTTTCACTTGGAGCTGTGG GTGAGGGCTTCCACAACTACCACCACTCCTTTCCCTATGACTACTCTGCCAGTGAGTACCGCTGGCACATCAACTTCACCACATTCTTCATTGATTGCATGGCCGCCCTCGGTCTGGCCTATGACCGGAAGAAAGTCTCCAAGgccgccatcttggccaggattaAAAGAACCGGAGACGGAAGCTACAAGAGTGGCTGA